Proteins encoded within one genomic window of Dasypus novemcinctus isolate mDasNov1 chromosome 17, mDasNov1.1.hap2, whole genome shotgun sequence:
- the RAB1A gene encoding ras-related protein Rab-1A, whose protein sequence is MSSMNPEYDYLFKLLLIGDSGVGKSCLLLRFADDTYTESYISTIGVDFKIRTIELDGKTIKLQIWDTAGQERFRTITSSYYRGAHGIIVVYDVTDQESFNNVKQWLQEIDRYASENVNKLLVGNKCDLTTKKVVDYTTAKEFADSLGIPFLETSAKNATNVEQSFMTMAAEIKKRMGPGATAGGAEKSNVKIQSTPVKQSGGGCC, encoded by the exons ATGTCCAGCATGAATCCCGAATA tgaTTATTTATTCAAGTTACTTCTGATTGGCGACTCTGGCGTTGGAAAGTCTTGCCTCCTTCTTAGGTTTGCA GATGATACTTACACAGAAAGCTATATCAGCACAATTGGTGTGGATTTCAAAATAAGAACTATAGAGTTAGATGGGAAAACAATCAAACTTCAAATA tgggaCACAGCTGGCCAGGAAAGATTTCGTACAATCACCTCCAGTTATTACAGAGGAGCCCATGGCATCATAGTTGTGTATGATGTGACAGATCAG gAGTCCTTCAATAATGTTAAACAGTGGCTGCAGGAAATAGATCGTTATGCCAGTGAAAACGTCAACAAGTTGTTGGTAGGGAACAAGTGTGATTTGACCACAAAGAAAGTAGTAGACTACACAACAGCAAAG GAATTTGCTGATTCCCTTGGAATTCCATTTTTGGAAACCAGTGCTAAGAATGCAACGAATGTAGAACAGTCTTTCATGACGATGGCAGCTGAGATTAAAAAGCGAATGGGCCCTGGAGCAACAGCTGGTGGTGCAGAGAAGTCCAATGTTAAAATTCAGAGCACTCCAGTCAAGCAGTCAGGTGGAGGTTGCTGCTAA